A genomic region of Podarcis raffonei isolate rPodRaf1 chromosome 13, rPodRaf1.pri, whole genome shotgun sequence contains the following coding sequences:
- the CBX1 gene encoding chromobox protein homolog 1, with product MGKKQNKKKVEEVLEEEEEEYVVEKVLDRRVVKGKVEYLLKWKGFSDEDNTWEPEENLDCPDLIAEFLQSQKTAHESDKSEGGKRKAESDSEDRGEESRPKKKKEEAEKPRGFARGFEPERIIGATDSSGELMFLMKWKNSDEADLVPAKEANIKCPQVVISFYEERLTWHSYPSEDDDKKDEKN from the exons ATGGGAAAAAAGCAGAACAAGAAGAAAGTGGAGGAGGTcctagaagaggaggaggaggagtatgtGGTGGAGAAGGTCCTTGACCGGAGGGTGGTGAAAGGGAAAGTGGAGTACCTGCTCAAGTGGAAAGGCTTCTCAGA CGAAGATAACACGTGGGAGCCAGAGGAGAACCTCGACTGCCCTGACCTCATTGCGGAGTTCCTGCAATCCCAGAAAACGGCACATGAGAGTGACAAGTCAGAGGGAGGCAAGCGCAAGgcagaatctgattcagaggatAGGGGGGAGGAAAGCagaccaaagaaaaagaaagaggag GCTGAGAAGCCTCGAGGCTTTGCAAGAGGGTTTGAACCAGAGCGGATTATTGGTGCCACAGACTCCAGTGGAGAGCTCATGTTCCTGATGAAATG GAAGAACTCTGACGAAGCTGATCTGGTCCCTGCCAAGGAAGCAAATATCAAGTGCCCGCAGGTGGTCATCTCGTTCTATGAGGAAAGGCTGACATGGCACTCCTATCCATCAGAAGATGATGACAAGAAGGATGAGAAGAACTAA